The following DNA comes from Cellulophaga sp. HaHa_2_95.
CTGTGATTTCTGTGGTTTCTTCACAACAACTACAACAGGTCATGAAGAAATAAGTACCTAGGAGAATGGTAATGATTATTCCTAAAAGGTAAAGGGTTTTTTTTGTCATTGTTAATGGTTATTTAGGGTTAACTACACCAAAGTATTAAAAAAAACCTTAAAATGTTAAATTTTTCTATATTAAATATTCATTATCAAACAGATAACTAATTGTGAATGTTAAATTATGTTGTGGAATTGGAAAGTTAATAATCATCAAACTATACAGTTTTTCCTACCATCTATACGAAAATAGGCATGTTTTTAAACTTAATTTTAGATATTAGAACTGTAAAAAATAAACCCTTATTTCTCCCGACAAAGTTCCGGCATTGAAATAAGGGTTTTTATAAAAAGAAGCAGTTTTCGTAAAAATAAAACTGCTTTAAACTTTTTTGATTAGTTAGTTGTAAGCCACGTAATACGTAAAAAGGTAGTATCTGGCTTTTTTATAACTTAAAGATCAAATTTGATTCCCTGAGCAAGAGGGAGCTCTGTAGTGTAATTTATGGTATTGGTTTGTCTACGCATATAAACTTTCCAAGCATCTGATCCAGACTCACGTCCTCCGCCAGTTTCTTTTTCTCCACCAAAAGCACCGCCAATTTCGGCGCCAGAAGTACCAATGTTTACGTTAGCTATACCGCAATCTGATCCTTGTACAGACAAGAAAGCTTCTGCTTCACGTAAATTGTTGGTCATTACGGCAGACGATAAGCCTTGAGCAACTCCGTTTTGAAGTTTTAAAGCATCATGAATATCGCCAGAATATTTTAGTAAATATAGGATAGGAGCAAAAGTTTCATGCTGAACAATTTCAAAATTATTTTTGGCTTCTGCAATGGCTGGTTTTACATAGCATCCAGATTCATAACCTTCACCAGAAAGTACGCCACCTTCAACCACTATAGTACCACCCTCTGCTTTTACTTTCGCTAATGCAGCTTCGTACATTTTCACAGCATCAGTATCTATGATAGGCCCAACATGATTGTTTTCGTCCAATGGATTACCAATACGTAGTTGGCCGTATGCTTTTATTACGGCATCTTTAACGGTATCATAAACAGATTCGTGGATAATTAAACGTCTTGTAGAGGTGCACCGTTGTCCTGCGGTACCAACGGCACCAAAGACAGCACCTATAACCGTCATTTTAATATCTGCGTCTGGTGTCACAATGATGGCATTGTTACCACCTAATTCTAACAAAGATTTTCCTAAACGGCCAGCAACTGTTTGTGCAACAATTTTACCCATTCTTGTAGATCCTGTAGCAGAAATTAGCGGTATTCTAACATCGGTGGTCATAAATTCTCCAACCTTATGGTCACCATTTATTAGGCAAGAAATACCTTCAGGTAAGTTGTTTGCTTGAAGAACTTCGGCCGCGATATTTTGGCAAGCTACACCACATAAGGGTGTTTTTTCTGATGGTTTCCAAACACAAACATCACCACAAATCCATGCTAAAGCAGTATTCCATGCCCAAACAGCAACAGGAAAATTAAAAGCTGAGATAATACCAACCACTCCTAAAGGGTGATACTGCTCATACATTCTGTGTCCTGGACGTTCTGAGTGCATGGTAAGTCCGTGAAGTTGTCTTGACAATCCAACAGCAAAATCACAGATATCTATCATTTCTTGAACCTCACCTAGCCCTTCTTGGTATGATTTTCCCATTTCATAAGAAACCAATTTTCCTAAGGCTTCTTTTTTCTCTCTCAATTTATCACCAAATTGTCTTACAATTTCTCCTCTTTGTGGAGCTGGCATTGTTCTCCAAGTTGCAAATGCTTTAGTCGTAGCATCCATCACCTTATCGTAATCTGCTTTTGTGGTTGTGGTTACTTTAGCAATTAATACACCATCAACAGGGGAGTAAGAAGAAATCTCTTCGCCTGAGCTAAAAAATTCTGATCCCGTAGAGGTTCCTAAATTACTATCTGAAATACCTAAGGTCTTCAAGGCAGTATCAATTCCAAAGTTTTCTGCTATTTTTGACATTTTATAACTTTTTATACGTTTTTTGTTACATTTGTTTCAAAGTTACAAATATTATCTTACAAAAATGTTATTGGAGAAACACTAAAATTATACCAATAAGGGCAGGGATAGTTTGTACAAACATAATTTTCTTATCTACTGTTGCGGTGCCATATATTCCAGCGATAGCCACGCAACTTAAGAAAAATAGGGCAATATTATTTTGCCATTCTAGGGTATCTATAAAGAAAGTCCATAGAAGTCCAGCCGCTAAAAAGCCATTGTATAAGCCTTGATTGGCAGCCATGGCTTTAGTGGGTTCAAATAAGTCTTTTGGAAAACTACTAAAGACTTTTCTTCCTTTGGTAGTCCAAGCAAACATTTCAAACCATAAAATATAAATGTGTATGAAGGCAATGAATCCAATACAAATTTTGAGTGCGATATTCATAGTTTATTCTTTTGCTATAAAGCGTTCATCCACAGGCATTACCGTACCACAGTTATCACAAGTTCGTAATGCTTCAGAACTATAAAAGTGTTTAAAATGTGCTAAAAAATCTTTTTCAATATCATTAAGTGTAAAGTAGGTTTCATATAATTTGTGATTGCAATTATCACAAAACCAGAGTAAACCATCGTCTACATTCATGTGGTTTCTTTTTCGTTCAATCACAAGGCCAATAGAATTGTCTTGTCTTGCAGGGGAGTGCGGAACTTTGGCTGGGTGCAAATACATGTCTCCAGGACCTAAAGCCATGGTTTTCTTCACACCATCTTCCTGTATGTGTACTTCAATATTACCTTCTAATTGGTAAAATAATTCTTCCGTTTCATTGTAATGGTAATCTTTACGTGCATTAGGTCCTGCAACGATCATAACAATATAATCGCCAGCATCTTTATATAAATTTTTATTACCAACGGGTGGTTTTAGAGAAGCTCTGTTTTCTGAAACCCACTTATTCAAATTAAAGGGAGGGGCAATTGCCATAGTATTAGTTTTTTTACGAAAGTTAAAAAAACTAATACTAAAACGGTAGTAAATTAACTGATATTGCTAAATATAATGGGTGTTACCAATGATCAGCGATTAAGCTTAATCTTTTTAGAGGTGCAATAAACTGTTTACTTATAATAAAGTTGTGTAAAATAATAGGTGCCGTCAGTGGCCGTTTTAACACTTACAGCAGAGTGAGTAAAATCACCTTCAATAGCTTTTCTATGTACATTACTGTTCATCCATGCATTAAATGTGCTAAGGGCGTCGGTATAACTTTTGGCTACGTTTTCGGAGATTAAAGTGGCGTTCACTTCAGAGGAAAAATTGGAAGCTCTAGAGCTAAAATTGTCATGACTGGTACTGCCATTTGAAATCATGTAATCTGTATGTAAATTGGCATATTTGTAAGCAATACTGCTATATTCCAAATTTTTCAGATCGTTCTTAACTCTGTAGTTGTTTACTAGAGTCATTAATTCATTTTCTACGGTAATCACATTCTTAGATTCTATTATAACTGTATTGCTTAAAGACTCTGTACTACAAGAGTAAATAACGAATACAAATAAAACTAAGATTGCCGGTTGCATTCTCATTTTCATATAAGTTCTATTTGTAAGTAGTAAGAGGTAGAAATGGGGGGTTTCTAGTGTTCTTTTGGTTCTCGTAAACCGTTCTTCTAAGATTGTGAAAATAAATAGAACAAGCTGTATAGTGTGTTGTTTTTTCGATGAAATACATGATTTTTAATAAATATGACACTATTTGTCATAAATAGTTGGCATTAATATAATAGAACTCTGATTCTTATGTTTAAGGAATAGTCGGTGCGGTAAATTTTCTAATATTTCACTGTTTTCAGTGATTTAGATCTTTATAAACCCTTTATATTTACAAGTAGTAAAAAACCAACCTATGAAACTAAAATACCTTCAAATTGTCAGTTTACTTTTTCTTGTCCTTTCGGGATGTAAAGACAAAGTAAATACCATGGAAAACCAATCGGACAACCTTAATAAGTATCAGGAGTATGTTAGTGAGGTTACGCACGGAATTATTTCTGCAAGAAGCGAAGTAAGGCTTGTTATGAAACAACCTGTAGCTTCATGGGAAAGTGGCAAAGAATTGAATGATGTTTTAACTGTTTCTCCAAAGGTTAGTGGTAAGGTTGTTGTTTTAGACGACAGAACTATCTCGTTTGTTCCAGAAAAAGCATTTAAGCAGAATACAGAATATGCTTTTACGTTTGATTTAGAACAGGTGATCACAAACGTTCCTGAAGATTTGGAAGAATTAACGTTTGTTATCAAAACTTTGGAACAACAGTTTTCTATATACACGAATCCTATACAGTCTTATTCAAAAGAGAAACAATACATCGAAGGACAATTACGTAGTGCAGATGTGTTGTCTTTGGAGGTGGCAAAACAATTGGTGAACGTAACACAAAATGGAAAAGAGATAAAAATAAAATTTGATGTCTCGGTAAAAGAAGGAATGCTTTTTCAATTTAAGATTGATAGTATACAGCGTTTTGAAGAAGATAGTGAGTTGCAGATTTCTTGGGATGGCGCTAAACATGATATAGCTACTAAAGGAGAAAATAAAATAGTAATTCCGGGTAAAAATAATTTTGTTGTTCTTGATGTTGTAGTAAAGAACACCGGAAAGCCACAAGTATTGATTAATTTTTCTGATCCTCTTAAGAAAGATCAGAATTTTAAAGGTTTGGTGGTTTTAGAAGGCGATAATTCTTTAAAGTATAGTGTGTCAGGAAATACGCTTAAAGTATATCCTTCCATTGAAATTAACGGTACGGCACAATTAGAAGTGTTTGATGGAATCTCTAGTGCAGATGGTTTTAAACTGAAAACTAAATTTGAAGAGTTGATTGCTTTTGAGCAAATAAAGCCACAAGTGAGATTGCTTTCAAATGGATCTATATTACCTTCCTCCAGTAATCTTAAAATTAATTTTGAAGCCGTAAATTTAAAGTATGTAGATGTTTCTGTGCTTCGGGTGTATGAGAATAATGTACTTCAATTTTTACAGAATAATAATCTTAACGGTAACTACGGCTTAAAACAAGTAGCGAGGCCAATTGCCACTAAGCGTTTAGAGTTGGTGAGTAATTTAAGTGTTAATACTGGTAAATGGTCTGCACACGCTTTAGATTTAAAAGAATTAATTACTCCGGAACAAGGAGCTATCTACCGCGTAGAATTTTCGTTTAAGCCTTCCTATAGTACCTATAGTTGTGAGGAGACTAATTATGAGGATGAGGAAGATGTTGAAGAAAATTATGATGAAGAATCAGAAGCTAGTTCTTGGGATGGTGTAGAAGAGTATTATGATGATTACTCGTATAACTATGATTGGAGTGAGCGTGAGAATCCTTGTCACACTTCTTATTATTACGATAAAAAAGTAGGAGTAAATGTTTTGGCTAGTGACCTTGGGGTTACCGTGAAAAAAGGATTAAACAAGAGCTATTTTGTTGCGGTCAGTGACATCGTTACAACAAAGCCTGTTTCCGGAGCAAAGGTTACTTTTTACAATTATCAGCAACAAGCTGTAGGAACTGTTACTACAGAAGCAAACGGTACTTCGTTTTTCGATGCAGAAAATAACCAGGCTTATTTTGTGGTAGCAGAGAATAATGGACAAAAAACATATGTAAAAATCAATGACGGTAATGTATTGTCTGTAAGTAAATTTGATGTTTCTGGAGTTTCTTTACAAAAGGGAATAAAAGGATTTATTTTTGGAGAGCGTGGTGTTTGGAGGCCGGGCGATAATATCTTCTTATCATTTATGTTGAATGATAATGCAAATAAACTACCTGCAAATCATCCTGTAAAATTAGAATTGATGGATCCTTATAATAAAGTGGTTCATCGTGAAGTGAAGACCTATGGTTTGGATAATTTTTATCATTTTAATTTAAAAACAGATGAAAATGCACCTACGGGTAATTGGTTGGCGAAAATATCTGTTGGTGGTGCTTCCTTCACCAAGACGATAAAAATAGAAACCATCAAGCCCAATCGTTTAAAAATTAAAACCGAATTTGATAGTGAGATTTTAGGAGGTTCAAGTCCTATTCACGGAACAATGGAGGTAAAGTGGTTGCATGGCGCGATAGCTAAAAATTTAAATGCGGATATAACTGCAAAATTTAATGCAACAACCACAAGCTTCAAATCGTTCCCAGGGTACATTTTTGATGATCCTACACGTAGCTTTTCATCAGAAGATCAAGTAGTTTTTGATGGTAATGTAGATGGGGAAGGGAAAGCAAGCTTTAGTATTAATCCACAACTAAATGGTAATGCCCCTGGAATGCTAAATGTGGCGTTTATTACTAAAGTGTATGAAAACGGAGGCGATTTTAGTACTGATGTGTTTACAAAAACCTATGCCCCATTTAAAACCTACGTGGGTATAAACGTTCCTAAGGGCGATAAGTCAAGAGGAATGCTTCTTACAGATGTAAAACATAAGTTTGAGGTAGTTACGGTAGATGAAAAAGGAAAACCTAAAGCAACGAGTAATCTTAAAGTATCTATACACAAAGTAAGCTGGAGATGGTGGTGGGATAATTCGGCCGATAATTTATCATCTTATAGCAGTAGTGAATACCATGAACAGGTTTTTGAAGAAACAATCAGTACTTCTTCAAGTGGAAAAGGTTCTTTTAATTTTGAATTAAAGTATCCAGATTGGGGTCGTTATTTAGTTCGGGTAGAAGATCAGTCTGGTGGTCATGCTACTGGAAAAGCGGTGTATATAGATTGGCCAGGGTGGGCAGGAAAATCACGTAAGAATGATCCTTCTGCAGCTACGATGTTATTGTTTTCAACCGATAAAGAAAAATATAATGTAGGGGATGATGCTACCATTACTTTCCCGAGTTCAGAAGGTGGCAGAGCATTAGTAA
Coding sequences within:
- a CDS encoding 3-hydroxyanthranilate 3,4-dioxygenase, yielding MAIAPPFNLNKWVSENRASLKPPVGNKNLYKDAGDYIVMIVAGPNARKDYHYNETEELFYQLEGNIEVHIQEDGVKKTMALGPGDMYLHPAKVPHSPARQDNSIGLVIERKRNHMNVDDGLLWFCDNCNHKLYETYFTLNDIEKDFLAHFKHFYSSEALRTCDNCGTVMPVDERFIAKE
- a CDS encoding DUF1304 domain-containing protein, with product MNIALKICIGFIAFIHIYILWFEMFAWTTKGRKVFSSFPKDLFEPTKAMAANQGLYNGFLAAGLLWTFFIDTLEWQNNIALFFLSCVAIAGIYGTATVDKKIMFVQTIPALIGIILVFLQ
- a CDS encoding alpha-2-macroglobulin, whose product is MKLKYLQIVSLLFLVLSGCKDKVNTMENQSDNLNKYQEYVSEVTHGIISARSEVRLVMKQPVASWESGKELNDVLTVSPKVSGKVVVLDDRTISFVPEKAFKQNTEYAFTFDLEQVITNVPEDLEELTFVIKTLEQQFSIYTNPIQSYSKEKQYIEGQLRSADVLSLEVAKQLVNVTQNGKEIKIKFDVSVKEGMLFQFKIDSIQRFEEDSELQISWDGAKHDIATKGENKIVIPGKNNFVVLDVVVKNTGKPQVLINFSDPLKKDQNFKGLVVLEGDNSLKYSVSGNTLKVYPSIEINGTAQLEVFDGISSADGFKLKTKFEELIAFEQIKPQVRLLSNGSILPSSSNLKINFEAVNLKYVDVSVLRVYENNVLQFLQNNNLNGNYGLKQVARPIATKRLELVSNLSVNTGKWSAHALDLKELITPEQGAIYRVEFSFKPSYSTYSCEETNYEDEEDVEENYDEESEASSWDGVEEYYDDYSYNYDWSERENPCHTSYYYDKKVGVNVLASDLGVTVKKGLNKSYFVAVSDIVTTKPVSGAKVTFYNYQQQAVGTVTTEANGTSFFDAENNQAYFVVAENNGQKTYVKINDGNVLSVSKFDVSGVSLQKGIKGFIFGERGVWRPGDNIFLSFMLNDNANKLPANHPVKLELMDPYNKVVHREVKTYGLDNFYHFNLKTDENAPTGNWLAKISVGGASFTKTIKIETIKPNRLKIKTEFDSEILGGSSPIHGTMEVKWLHGAIAKNLNADITAKFNATTTSFKSFPGYIFDDPTRSFSSEDQVVFDGNVDGEGKASFSINPQLNGNAPGMLNVAFITKVYENGGDFSTDVFTKTYAPFKTYVGINVPKGDKSRGMLLTDVKHKFEVVTVDEKGKPKATSNLKVSIHKVSWRWWWDNSADNLSSYSSSEYHEQVFEETISTSSSGKGSFNFELKYPDWGRYLVRVEDQSGGHATGKAVYIDWPGWAGKSRKNDPSAATMLLFSTDKEKYNVGDDATITFPSSEGGRALVTIENGSEVLESLWVETTKGETKFKLPIKEIYTPNVYINIALLQPHASTLNDSPIRMYGVVGIGVENPKTKLEPQIMMPEVLRPEENITVKIGEKNSKAMTYTIAIVDEGLLDLTRFKTPDAWSTFYAREALGVKTWDIYDDVIGAFGGKINQVFAIGGDDELAGAKNKKANRFEPMVVHLGPFTLKAGETKSHKIAIPKYVGSVRTMVIAGNAASEAYGLAEKTTPVRKPLMILASLPRKITPGEKVTLPVTVFAMESKVKNVTVKIKQDKAFKVSGSATQTLTFSQPDEKMVYFDLDVADFKGIGKVVVEASGGGETASFEIPIDVVNPNPMTSEIQDIVLEANASKRIDLETFGIAGSNSVQVEFSTLPPMSFNGRMQYLIRYPHGCVEQTTSAAFPQLFLSDIFDLSSAKKSETQKNVENAIKRLGGFQRPGGGFSYWPGLSSTDDWGTTYAGHFLLEAEKKGYVMPISFKSNWVKYQQNTAKNWRSGSSSSDLAQAYRLYTLALSGNADIASMNRLRETSGLSDEGKFRLAAAYGLIGQASVAQQILKTASLTFEASKNDYYSYGSSERNRAMALETYILLKDKAKAQELAKAIAASLKEQRWMSTQSTSYSLLAMGKFAKMVGGKGIKTSVAVNGKTESVTTSKTLASRTLEIKKGTNSLSLKNLEGTMVYVSIINNGILPVGSEKEIQRNLVVKTAFKSRDGSRIDVSTITQGTDFVAEVTITNTTGSAVKNMALSEIFPSGWEIVNTRFTDFGNFAQNNVTHTDLRDDRANFYFDFRLGETKTFRILLNASYLGTYYLPGVQVEAMYDSDYIARTKGQWVKVVQ
- a CDS encoding aldehyde dehydrogenase family protein — protein: MSKIAENFGIDTALKTLGISDSNLGTSTGSEFFSSGEEISSYSPVDGVLIAKVTTTTKADYDKVMDATTKAFATWRTMPAPQRGEIVRQFGDKLREKKEALGKLVSYEMGKSYQEGLGEVQEMIDICDFAVGLSRQLHGLTMHSERPGHRMYEQYHPLGVVGIISAFNFPVAVWAWNTALAWICGDVCVWKPSEKTPLCGVACQNIAAEVLQANNLPEGISCLINGDHKVGEFMTTDVRIPLISATGSTRMGKIVAQTVAGRLGKSLLELGGNNAIIVTPDADIKMTVIGAVFGAVGTAGQRCTSTRRLIIHESVYDTVKDAVIKAYGQLRIGNPLDENNHVGPIIDTDAVKMYEAALAKVKAEGGTIVVEGGVLSGEGYESGCYVKPAIAEAKNNFEIVQHETFAPILYLLKYSGDIHDALKLQNGVAQGLSSAVMTNNLREAEAFLSVQGSDCGIANVNIGTSGAEIGGAFGGEKETGGGRESGSDAWKVYMRRQTNTINYTTELPLAQGIKFDL
- a CDS encoding CAP domain-containing protein, with protein sequence MKMRMQPAILVLFVFVIYSCSTESLSNTVIIESKNVITVENELMTLVNNYRVKNDLKNLEYSSIAYKYANLHTDYMISNGSTSHDNFSSRASNFSSEVNATLISENVAKSYTDALSTFNAWMNSNVHRKAIEGDFTHSAVSVKTATDGTYYFTQLYYK